In Massilistercora timonensis, the following are encoded in one genomic region:
- a CDS encoding MerR family transcriptional regulator: protein MTIKEVEEKVGIKKANIRYYEEMGLIRPARDQGNNYRVYSEEDVELLKKIRFLRSIDISVEEIRLLEEGKIPMDRLMDQQIEKLQREKEEIETAEEICRFLRRENPSFQTLDPSFAQAEYVWREKGGVVMKTDRIREISKLQEKDKKILDFIEVVSSLCLGIMIILVSQGARFPIWLTLTVAAVMIGAHVARYRISKQINRLRK from the coding sequence ATGACGATCAAAGAGGTGGAAGAAAAGGTGGGGATCAAAAAGGCCAATATCCGCTATTATGAGGAGATGGGCCTGATTCGTCCCGCCAGGGACCAGGGGAATAATTACCGGGTATACTCGGAAGAAGATGTAGAATTGTTGAAAAAGATCCGTTTCTTAAGAAGTATCGATATTTCTGTGGAGGAGATTCGCCTGCTGGAAGAGGGAAAGATCCCCATGGACCGTCTGATGGATCAGCAGATTGAAAAACTTCAGAGAGAAAAGGAAGAGATCGAGACGGCAGAAGAAATCTGCAGGTTCCTGCGTCGGGAAAATCCATCCTTTCAGACTCTGGATCCTTCCTTTGCGCAGGCAGAATATGTCTGGAGAGAAAAAGGAGGAGTGGTTATGAAGACAGACCGGATCCGAGAGATCAGCAAATTGCAGGAAAAAGACAAGAAGATCCTGGATTTTATTGAAGTGGTCAGTTCCCTGTGCCTGGGGATCATGATCATCCTGGTGTCCCAGGGAGCCAGATTTCCCATCTGGCTGACTCTGACGGTAGCGGCGGTGATGATCGGGGCACATGTTGCAAGATACCGTATATCGAAACAGATAAACAGGCTGCGGAAATGA
- a CDS encoding TetR/AcrR family transcriptional regulator: MRSDISKKSYIRAAYDILQEKGPEGLTIRSVADRLNCNSANLYRYFSNLEELALYASLKYLDDYIREVGALSHSGKPILEQHLDVWSIFSRHAFHSPQIYNNLFFGKYSDKLGSMIADYYELFPEETLDMNMDYVPVFLKEGDFLRRDYMMLEKCIRDGIFTEPEAVLINKMSIYLCKGCIKTILDHPERDADAIRSDFLECVRAVILNYAKI; encoded by the coding sequence ATGCGCAGTGATATTTCCAAAAAATCCTATATCAGGGCAGCCTACGATATTTTACAGGAGAAGGGACCGGAAGGGTTGACCATCCGCAGCGTCGCGGACCGGCTGAACTGTAACTCCGCCAACCTGTACCGCTACTTTTCCAACCTGGAGGAACTGGCTCTCTACGCCTCCTTAAAATATCTGGACGATTATATCCGGGAGGTGGGAGCCCTCTCCCATTCCGGCAAGCCCATCCTGGAGCAGCACCTGGACGTATGGAGCATCTTCTCCCGGCATGCCTTCCACAGTCCCCAGATCTACAACAACCTGTTCTTTGGCAAATACAGTGACAAGCTGGGCAGCATGATCGCCGACTACTATGAGCTTTTCCCGGAAGAAACTTTGGACATGAACATGGACTACGTTCCGGTATTCCTGAAGGAAGGGGATTTCCTCAGGCGGGATTACATGATGCTGGAGAAATGCATCCGGGACGGGATCTTCACAGAACCGGAGGCAGTGCTGATCAACAAGATGTCCATCTATCTCTGCAAGGGGTGCATCAAGACCATCCTGGATCACCCGGAGCGGGATGCGGACGCGATCCGGTCGGATTTCCTGGAATGTGTGCGGGCCGTGATCCTGAATTACGCGAAAATATAA